The region CTCTTGCCATACTCGAACACACACTAGACAATGTGACAGGAATCCACATATATATGTTCGCTATCTTTCAATAATATGGCATGCATAGCTGCGATGCAATGGCATGTGCCTTTTGAGAAGTTCCCATATTCCATACACATTTCCAGACCAGGTTGACGGACCACCGACCTTCCCCATTCGATCTCCTACGTCCTTTTCCTAACGGATAGTTTTAGTCCGTATGGTACGCGGATTTCACCGAAAACACTCTCACCTTCACTCGGCACCGTACGCGGTCAGCCCTGAGTACGCGGATTTCACCGAGAACACATCCATTTTGCGCCCCAGTGCGCCATGCCAATCAACCCTCTCGGCAAAAAAGGGGCAGAGCAGTTTTCAGTACCCGATTGATTGGCAAATTATCAGCCACTGCAGCAACTCACCTCGAATTTAAAACTTTCCCAAAGCCACGGGTCAACCGGATCCCAACTCCGTTTCAACACCAAAGTTCCCCGGACGAGCGAGTAGCCTTGCAGTTTGCGGTTGGAAGGCAGAGGGGATCCAGCAGAGATCCCGGCAGGCGAGCCGCGCCGCGCCGATCGCTCGGCGGTTGCCGCTTTGCCAGCGAGTGAAATCGGAGACTCCAGTTCAGTTCTGGCTTCGCTTCCTTCCCAGTTTCCAGTGCTGTGTGTGCAGTGTGATAGACTCACTGACCGTCCCGTGGTCGTACTCCGGCGTACACGGGGCGTCGCAACGTTCGACTGAGGGTGGACTTGTCCTCTGCCCCTTCAAGTGTGCCAGTGCTGGGTGCGGAGCCGGAAAAAAAAATACTCCTAGAAGAAAGAAGCATCGTCCATCTCTTTCCCTTACCTTTGttccctcttcctccctcctcctgccGACCTGACCCGACCTACCAACCCGCCTCCCCCACCGCGGCAGCTCGGAATCTCCCCTCGCCGTCCGCCCGCCCCACGGCTGCCGCCGCGCCGTGCGTCGCCGCCGCTGCCTCCGCCAAGCACCCCCGGCCGGGCCCCTCACGGCGCGTCGCCGCCGTCCCCCCCTTTCGCTCGTCGGGGCGTCGCGTTCCTGCTGCCTCCGCCCCGTCCGCGGTCCCCGGCCGCCGGTTTCCGAGGTACGAGCTTGTTTCCGCCCATTGATTAGCTGAGCCCCGCCGAGCCTCCGCGATTTCCGGGCGTGCCGGTGCGCGCCATCTAGATCCGCCCCTAAACTGTCAGTTGTCACCCCGACAGCTTCTCACCTAAACGAGGTGGGAACCCGTGTTTCCCCCGCTTTCCATATAGCATTCTGCCGATCGATCGCTCGAAGCGTGCGCACTCACTCTTGTTCCACTTCAAGCGGGGTATTCATGGCAAATGAGGTCACATGCTTGAGCAAGTGTCCGTCCGATGCTGGCAACTAATTAAGAACTTGGTTGGTCCGAAGTAAATGAAAATCAACCGCACATGATGCTGTAGCTCACCATATTCTTGTTCTGCTGTTGAATCACGCAAGCCAACCTAGGAAAACCTGAATGAGATGCAACATATTTTTATCTTGACAAattttcttttcatccttcacttgcCCTAAGGACTGCTATTGGCACATGGTTAATACTGTTTCGAACTGAATTGCTGGTTTCTTAATACCTGGATATGTGTTAGACTTTAATGTGTATGGAAATGGAAGGAAGTGCTAGCTGGAATCTTACTCCATCTTGGGCTCTTGGTTTTGCAGATATCGTTCCATTGTCGGTCCATCGTGAAAGTCCAGGGTGTTGCATGCCATAACGAGAAAAGCCCGTGCTTACGCTCTCATCTGACTGGCAGAATATGGTAATCGATCAGTTTTGGTAACATTGTGGTGAGTGCGCTGCTGGTTAGATATACCACAGATCCTTCTATATTCGATATGCCATCATGGTGGGGGAAGTCTTCCTCCAAAGATGCAAAGAAAACCACCAAAGAGAACCTCATGGATACATTTCATCGGTTTATAAGTCCAAATGAGCAAAAAGGAAGCACAAAATCAAAACGGAGGTATAGACGTGGCGATGATACAGCTGTTGAAAAGGTCTGCCAGTCTACCACAGTATCGCGCGCAACTTCACCCTCAAAAGAAGTTTCTCGCTGTCAAAGCTTTTCAGCTGATAGGCTACATTCCCAACCACTTCCTGTTCCTGGATCACGTCCTGCAGTCACACGCACTGCTTCTGATGTCACTGAATCAAGGCCCATATTAGAAAAACGTGGCAAACCACCACTGCTTCTGCCACTTCCTAAACCTAACAGGCCTCAGAGAAGGTCAGAAATAGTGATTGCTTCCCTCTCTAGCAACTGCTCTGTTGATAGTGATGACCATGGAGATTCTCAGCTTCCGAGCCCTGTTGGAAATGATGCTGAAAACACAACAAATACTACTTCCAAGAGCAAGTCAAGGTATGCTCCTTATTGTAGTGCATTAATTTTGTGCCTCTTCGTTCAAACTTGCTCTTACATATATTTTTATTCTGCTTGAACCTGAAGTAATGTGCGCAAAGAGCGTCCTGGTGCTATCACCACCAAGAATACCAAGGAGACGGCAAAGACAGCTAATCAATTCCTCAGTAACCATACATTGTCCACATCGCCGAGAGGTATTGCAGCTGATAATCACCAACCTAATCCACAAAATCCTCGGCCGGTAGTCTTGGAGAGTGCTCCGAATAGTTTGATGTCAAGTCCATCTAGAAGTCCGAGAAGAATATGTCCGGATCATATTCCAACTTCAGCCTTTTGGGCAGTGAAGCCTCATACAGATGTTACTTTCCTTGGCTCTGGTCAGTGCTCCAGTCCAGGTTCAGGGCAAACATCTGGGCACAACTCCGTGGGTGGTGATATGCTAGCCCAGCTTTTCTGGCAGCCCAGCAGAGGTAGTCCAGAGTGTTCACCGATTCCTAGCCCAAGAATGACAAGTCCTGGCCCTAGTTCCAGGGTGCACAGTGGAAGTGTTTCTCCGTTGCATCCGAGGTCTGGAGGGATGGCACCTGAATCTCCGACAGGTCGGAATGATGGTGGGAAGAAGAAGCAAACCCACAGATTGCCTCTTCCACCACTGAGCATCTCTAATAATTCATTTTTTCCAAACAAGTCCACGCCAGCTAGTCCTATTTCAGTGCCTCGTAGTCCTGGTCGACCAGAGAATCCACCGAGTCCTGGATCACGATGGAAGAAGGGGAAGCTGATTGGTCGTGGGACATTTGGCCATGTATATGTCGGCTTTAACAGGTATATGTTTTCCTACATATGGAACTTCAAAATTTCATTGTATGACTTACTGTACATATACTTTAAGCATGTTTTAGAGTTTTTCTATGGTGCTTGCGTAACTTGGTTCTATTCTGGTCATCTTGATTTTCAGCAAGTTTTTCGTGTGTATGGACTCTCACAATATCTTGTTTCATTTCATATTGTCTCGTACAATTTTCTGTTATTTCAGAGGTATAGTCATATTTTATGTGGCAGTCACTGCAGCAGCTTGCTATCTTTTCACTTTAAAGACTAGATGTCTAGGGCGTTTACATAAGTTTATGGTGTGACATGCACTGTTTCCAGCGAGGAGCTAAATAATACTACTTCTGTTTGTCAAAGGAGGGCATGACATTTGTTCCGCTAAGACCAAGGAGGGCTTGGGGAAGCAGTTTTGGACCCTTTTACCCATGGTAAAGCACACATTTGAGCAGTTATTAGCCCACAACACGAACACCCTTAATCGTCTCTCTAGCCATGCcacagttactcggtttcctcacgCCCTTGCACTTGCTGCTCCGCGCATGCTCACCCGCCCACGCACTTTGCATACAGAATGTGTGAGCCATTGTGAACCGTGCATTCGCTTCGCTTGGCACATGCAAGGCCATGGAATTTTCCATTTATGCATACATGCGGATTTACTATGAGAGAAGCAAACCGCAATAAACGCAGGCACAGAAGCCGGAGAATTCAGCCGCAGCTTATTTAATTTGGCGTGTCAATAAAGGAGCACGGGCGTGTGACTTGGGGGTATTTTTGGCAGGTTTAACGCTAAATTAGTCTTTCAGGGAATTTTGGCGAATAAAACTCAATGCCTACCTTAAaggaacggaggtagtagtaaACAAAATTCATTCAAATCATAACCATATCTACCTTGCCTAAAGTCCGCGCCTAGTGGATATGATTCTTAGGATTGGACATCCCTAGCACTGAAAGTTACCGTTTGCAGAAGAGCAGATGATATTGCTATCTTATGTTAATGGTAGACTCGCTTGTATTCAGACTCATAAGTCATTGAATTCTAGTTACCATATTAACGTGTTAAAGCACGATATGGTAAGGATAAGAGAAGTTAATATTCTTTTTGGGTTACTGAACATAATTGTGACAATTATATAGTTTATGTGGCTTAAATCTTCATCTCTACTGCTATAAAGAAATCAGTTGGTGGGTGATGGTCCTTTCAACTTGGGGTTGTACCAAGTACTACCAACGGTCCAATTTGCCATTCTATGAGTCGCTTCCTTTTTGCGTATGGCACCCCTACTCCCTTTGGCAGCATCTACTAATTCAGAACTTAATTTGAAAGCCATATTTCGACCTGGATGCTTTTGGGATGCTTCTAATAACCAATGAATGgcaagtgctcttccttgtttaGATCCTATTTCAATCGGAACTTTCCGCGTCGATCCTTTTTTATTACGTCTTGTTTTTACTCCTGCTACCAAAGCGTAAGATTAAAATGGAATCGCTCACCACCCACTTAAGTCTGTTTTACAGAAACACCTCGATCTACAATGAATTTCATAGATACTGGAAGGAACGCCCCACCTTAATAAATCAACTAGCCTCACAAACATGTTGTACGCCTTTTTTTATTCACTGGCATCACATAGTTTCCTTGCTAGTACTATATGATGATTGTTTGATTATTTTCAAATCATGCCTTGATTCCTCACAGTCCTTTCCCCCTGTTTTGGTTTCACAATCTATACCAGTGATAGCGGTGAAATGTGTGCTATGAAAGAGGTGACCCTATTCTCGGATGATCCTAAATCAAAGGAAAGTGCAAAGCAGTTGGGGCAGGTATGGTTTTTAAAATGTGCTTCCACCTATACTATGTTACTACCATAGCAGCAAAAAAGATcagtttatttattattattttccatTCAGTGTGTCATTTATTCTTTCTTTCTCAGGAAATATCGCTCTTGAGCCGCTTACAACACCCAAATATCGTACGATACTATGGCACAGAAACGGTATAAACTGTTGCCTTCAATTGTTATTTACTTGGTATTCTTTGATTTCTGGTTGGACTGCTATCTTTCCCTGTAAGTTCAGAGGATTATACCTGTAACTGTGTTGTTATCATGTTTGTACCTTTCTCCCTTTTTCATGGGTGGCAAGAGAGTTTATGATAGCTTCTTGGGATTTCATTGAAAGGCTCCTTTATGCAACACTTTTCATTTTTGGGCATGACTTTATACATTATTTATGCCCCAAAACAGGTTGATGACAAACTGTATATATATTTGGAGTTTGTGTCTGGTGGATCTATCCATAAACTTCTACAAGAGTATGGACAGCTTGGTGAACCAGCAATACGCAGCTACACTCAGCAGATACTCTCAGGCTTAGCTTATTTGCATGCGAAGAATACAGtccataggtagcattcagtttgtTTTGGTTGCATCTATGCATTAGTGGAATTTTGGTGTACTGAAGTCATGCTTACGCAACATGCAGGGATATCAAAGGTGCAAACATACTAGTAGATCCTAGCGGTCGTGTTAAGCTTGCAGACTTTGGAATGGCTAAACATGTAAGTTTTCTGGTCACAAATGGCCTCTCTTATATGGTAATAAATGTATTTTACTAATTATGTTGTATTGATGGTATCTTATTGTTCACCTTTTTGGGGTACCTTCTGCCAGATCAATGGGCAGCAATGTCCTTTCTCATTTAAGGGTAGCCCATATTGGATGGCTCCAGAGGTACTCTTGAAAATATTATGCTCCTACGTTACTTTGTATATTTTCATTTCAGAGtatcttattttcttttcttttggttacAAATTTATACTTAACATGCATGCAGGTTATAAAGAGTTCGAATGGTGGTTGCAATCTTGCGGTTGACATATGGAGTTTAGGATGCACTGTCCTGGAGATGGCTACCGCAAAACCCCCATGGAGCCAGTACGAAGGGGTCAGTATTCTACCACAAAGATGCACTTTATATTTGTTCTATAATATCAGATGGCCAATGTGTGTCGCAAGCTGCATTTCTTACTTCATCTGTGTTCTACACAGGCTGTTAAACTTCAAGAATACCTTTCAAGTTGATTAAACTATGAGTTCAGCTTAAGATTGACTTTCTGCTTCCTGCTATTTGTTTCGGATGACTGCTATTTTGGATTTTTTGAATTTGACGGTGTCCTCGAAGCATTTTTTTTTCAATTTACCTTAGAATGAGCAAGCTGTCTGGAGTGATGTGCATACATGTCAGTGAAATAACCTTTCTCACATAAACTACCAAATACTAGTTCTGTGACAGGTGTAGTATGTTAACCATTTCCTGCACATATTGTCTGGTTTTCGCACCTTCTGCCAGATAACAAGCCATTTCTGTAAAATTATATAGAAAGCATGGAAAATTTGCTGCAGACTGCTTCCTTCCTGAAACTCTGCCAGTTACCTACACAAGTGAACCAGCTACCCGTTTCTGTTACACTGATACTAGGAGATAGGCAAAGAGCTCAGCCTTCAGAGTTTTACCCAACATAACTAATCCTTTAAACTGGGAACATATGACAAAAGAtgctgaaaaagaaaataaacttggaaaaaaaatatatttttgtccACAACAGATGAATGGATATGACACCTTTATTTTCCTGGGTTGTTTAAGAACTTATGACTGTCTTGACGTGGAAACTCCAAAAACACATTTACTTGCATGTAATTTTATGAAACATTGAGATGATAAGGCTTCCATTTTTGGTTGGTCATGATAAGTAAGTAATCATCAAATATTTCCCCGCTTTTCTCACCAACAGATTGCTGCAATGTTCAAGATTGGAAATAGCAAGGAACTTCCACCAATACCAGATCACCTATCAGAGCAGTGCAAGGACTTCATCAGGAAGTGTCTGCAACGTGATCCTTCTCAACGGCCGACAGCAATGGAGCTTTTGCAACACCCGTTCATACAATATAAAGTCCGACTTGAGAAATCCGTTATGTCTGATCCTTTGGACCATTTGCCCGTGATATCTTGTAGACCGAATTCTAAGGTAACAATACTTCTTTGTAACTGACATATCGGGGAGGACTCGGTGTCTACTTTTGTCATTCTCGTGGTCTTCTCACTTTGCTAGGCTTCTACTGATCTTTTAGGTGGCTGGACATACAACAAATATTTCGTCATTGGGATTGGAGGGTCAGACAATTTACCAGAGAAGGGGTGCAAAATATTCTTCGAAGCATAGGTACACCATTTCCCAAGTTCTGCTTATTTACTTCAGAAACACACACTGTCGTCCAAACGTTTTTGCAGCAAGCCAGTAACCCATAACTAAAGCGTTAGCTATGCAAATTAAAGCCATCCTACCTGGAACTTCTTTGCAGCACCAGACATCATACAGTTTTCTACTGCCAATATCCTAAAAGGCTATAGGTGGCAGGGTCGCACCCTAAATGTCAAAAAAACCACTTCGGTGCACGTGCTCCAGTGAGCACTATATTTTGAATAGTTCCAAAATGGTATTTTGATTAAAAAAACCTGAAAAAAGTTTTACATGTTCATATGGATGTACACTACACATGTGCAAATTTATGTGATGAAATAAGTAACCATGCGAGCCACACAAAAATGACAATTGCGGTTTTGGAAAGATGAACAGGGCATATACTGTTCACTATTTAGAAATCACCATTTTCACATTTTGTGTATACATGCTTACTTATTTCATCACCAAAATTTACACATATGTAATATACATCCATATGAACATGCAGATtgtttttggaaaattttgaaacttTAAAATGTAA is a window of Triticum dicoccoides isolate Atlit2015 ecotype Zavitan chromosome 2B, WEW_v2.0, whole genome shotgun sequence DNA encoding:
- the LOC119365234 gene encoding mitogen-activated protein kinase kinase kinase YODA-like, whose protein sequence is MPSWWGKSSSKDAKKTTKENLMDTFHRFISPNEQKGSTKSKRRYRRGDDTAVEKVCQSTTVSRATSPSKEVSRCQSFSADRLHSQPLPVPGSRPAVTRTASDVTESRPILEKRGKPPLLLPLPKPNRPQRRSEIVIASLSSNCSVDSDDHGDSQLPSPVGNDAENTTNTTSKSKSSNVRKERPGAITTKNTKETAKTANQFLSNHTLSTSPRGIAADNHQPNPQNPRPVVLESAPNSLMSSPSRSPRRICPDHIPTSAFWAVKPHTDVTFLGSGQCSSPGSGQTSGHNSVGGDMLAQLFWQPSRGSPECSPIPSPRMTSPGPSSRVHSGSVSPLHPRSGGMAPESPTGRNDGGKKKQTHRLPLPPLSISNNSFFPNKSTPASPISVPRSPGRPENPPSPGSRWKKGKLIGRGTFGHVYVGFNSDSGEMCAMKEVTLFSDDPKSKESAKQLGQEISLLSRLQHPNIVRYYGTETVDDKLYIYLEFVSGGSIHKLLQEYGQLGEPAIRSYTQQILSGLAYLHAKNTVHRDIKGANILVDPSGRVKLADFGMAKHINGQQCPFSFKGSPYWMAPEVIKSSNGGCNLAVDIWSLGCTVLEMATAKPPWSQYEGIAAMFKIGNSKELPPIPDHLSEQCKDFIRKCLQRDPSQRPTAMELLQHPFIQYKVRLEKSVMSDPLDHLPVISCRPNSKVAGHTTNISSLGLEGQTIYQRRGAKYSSKHSDIHIRSNISCPVSPCGSPLLRSRSPQHTNGRMSPSPISSPRTLSGTSTPLSGGNGAIPFNHSKQPTYSNEGFAIASRGPDDHFPNRPTDRNLGQFGRVHQVSQVSQERIVTEANILSPQFGKRLGNVFDLRDRLSPSEHFSRPTLVDHVKPNPSLDLTTCSPHLGHKRDN